atttccctgcttttggatgaatcctgctgctcccaAATGTTTTGAGATTGCTACTTGAGTAGCtcgcaatgattttgcaagctcttgttgattttgaaaacaattttcatggaggaACGCCTCCAATTCTGGGGAGGTAAAGAACGGTTCAGGGCCTATGAACAATCAGCACCATCATTAACAGCGTGGCCTTCATGGCCAGATATCCAGCACAAGGTGAGTTCATTGTACGCACCAAGTTCATTCAATGATGTTCAGCAGTCCATAACAACACCTGACCTTCGGATAGCAGCCTGGCTATCCGACATAACAAATATCCTATTATTCCTGACCCTCCttcttaaacatttattatagcATATAAGTGTGTCGTAAATTTTCGTCTGAAATATAGATGGGAATGTACCCATTAGCCTGTTTGGAATCATCGATAAAACACACTTGAACGGCATTATCTTGCCATGGTGACATTTAGTCTGACACTGAAATACTAGGATTATTCCCAAAGAGTGCTAGAATACGCATGAACCATATCTCCCGGTAGTCTGAATGCACTCCTATAGACATCCTCCATTATCAATATATGTAAAGGTACTCATGGACCCAGTAATAGAAATACAGATGAGGCGATAGACCTTATGTTATTATTGGCCTAATCACTGTGATAAATGACTAGTAAATCATCTTAGGTTTTAACCCCCACGTTTTACCGATTTCAGGCTTTTTTTGATAGTGTTGGACAAGTGGTAGGTccatatattataaaaaattaatgattcccttaatcgggaccATGTGACAATTTCTGAATGGGATCGCTTTCAACGCTCGCAAGACTCAGTGTTgcgacagatcatgttgcttcaATTATGGTTGGAGTAAATATCGTGAAATCAGACGCTCCACTGgtcaaaaaccaaatttttcaagtgtcgaaagaagcctTCAAGCGTCTCCGTTTTGTaaaacggtgtaggaattacttactaccggtgcttcaaagtcttttttggagcttctcgaccGCGTATAGAAGAGAGAAaaggtgattattggtgacagtaaggtaaccaactctattgattctaTCGGTAAGACAATCGAATGTGTGGGAACAAGTTTCCTAATTTCATCAGAGCATCCCTTTATTATCGATTGACCAGTGGACCGCCTACACACTGCAGGGAATAttatttagccgtactgtctgtccgtatgtggaacaaacttcccgctGATGTCTTTAATGTcactttcaatgtaggaaagttcaaatgccTCTTCCAtaacatgtttttataccctgaATGCTGgcccaagaagaaaaaaataaccaacAGGGTACTATTGCGAGCTCGAGTGCGAAGTTGTAGATTAAGCCAATTCCGGGAAAActgtttagtacttttttccctccatttttccaaatttgaaatttcaaacttgacgggtaaGAAAAATTGGTATTTAACttatatatttacataataAGTAGTTTCTGAGTAATGAACTAATCAAGAATATGAGGTTTAATGGAATTAAGGTAGCAACAAGGGAGAACTAATGGTACTATAGCGttcttcaaatggtacttttttaattgtctataataatgaacctaTAATCCGGAAATTAAACCTACATTTTGTTAGAATCTACAAAAAGGGACTTACAGATACATTTTTCCCtactattatattttatataacatgaaattaagcatttatGATTATGAGTGAATGAGAATTCACAAGGGGTAATTAATGGTACTATTCATTTAttgtaatggtactttttgaatatatcAGAATAATAAACCTAGAAATCTCGATTGCGTTAAAATCCACAAATATACATATGACTTGACTTTAGTTGACCTTTTCTatgatttaagaaatatttatatttatggtaTCAACTTTAAATGTAACCGGCGCATATCTTAAGTGACTTCACGAGACCAGAGACGAGACTAAAGTGACTTCACAATTTCTTACTGGGATATCTTAAGGTTATTGGTGTGAAAACATACGAAATTATAGCGCACCTAACGTAGGAGGCGATATCGATGAAACAAGCATATAATAAAGCTATATCCTTAAGAACTACATCAAATTTccgttttttttaccaattattAATTACGATTGGGTTGgtagtatttaataaaactacataatcTTATTTGCgaaaactattttctaatatttttttattaaaaataaagctgtcttgataaatatatgtatgtatactatAACACCTAGGCAATTAACTAATAAATTTAGctaaaacatttataataaagaaCCTTGTATAATACTCCCCAAATTTTATCACATAAAACCAATAACTTTCATAAATTCCAACGAAATCCAAAAACTTAGAATTTTCAAACCAagcgaaaaattcaaaatttacttcTTCCTTCTCAAATGGGGACCCTCACTGCTGGATCTTTTGGCAGGCATACGTTGGGCCAGCAAAGGAGTTTTCTCCTTATTATTACTGTCTTGGCCAGAAggctgaaaatataaaatagatatatatttttattattcaaatcttattattaactaatatatattttatttttattcttttaggAATTTTATATGGATCGCAATAGTTTGGCCACAGTGCCCTCGAATTCTTTAAATGGTCCAACAGCTTTGAGACATTTATCCTTAAGGCATAACTACATAAGTaagttacaaaattattattattattattaaattgataattatactaaataaattattatttcctTAGCTTCTTTACGCTATGAATCGTTTATTGCCCAGCCTCAGTTGGAGATCATCGATTTACGCTACAACGAAATCAAAACTATAGAGGGTTTAGCCTTTAAGGGTTTGCGTAAAATTCGCGAAATTAAATTAGCCGGCAATCGTGTTACCAATCTAAACAGTGATGTCTTTGAAAATCTACCCACTTTACAAAAACTAGATTTATCCGAGAATTTTATTCAGCAATTTCCCACTGTTTCTTTGAGGCCCATTAACAATTTGAAATCTTTGAATTTGTCCTCGAATATGTTACAGGTTAGTTTTTGaatggtttaatttaaaaattatttttactaaatttttattttttatggtaCATAGCGTTTGGATTATTCTCATATGGAAGTGGTGAAATCTCTGGAAACTTTGGACTTAAGTCGTAATGGCATTACCACAATACCACCGGGAACATTCCGTGATTTGACAAATctgaaatatttagatttgaGTTTGAACTCTTTAAGAACGGTAAGTTTCTAatgatatgaaaaatttaaatggaacaAAAACATCGGGTTTCGCTTATATCTCATAAATTTTGTACCGTTTGGATGATTCCTTcaagaatattttttcaatacgcCGACAATTCATAAAGTATTTCTGTCAGATTTGAGTTTTCTATCTATCCGTTATCTGGGAActtgaaaatgttgaaaatgtgTGCCTTTACCTCATGTACCGATtatgctgattttcaatactaaaATTCTCATGACTACCCCCCTATTCATAATGGAATTTTTCACAAGAGAATATTGGGAGCAAACCACTCTCCAATTTAAGCCATTCTTTAAGGTTTAATTCAAGCACTTTTCTCTTTTTTCCCATCCTTTCTATATTAATCTCTAAGCGTAGATGCAGAGTATAATCATTCTaagatttttccaaaatttcaaaactgtTCTAGTCCTTTGTGCTTTGATTTTATCTTAACCAGTTCCTTCTCTTTAATTAATCCCTTCTTCCTATTTTTATTCCACCAGATCGAAGATGATGCTCTCGAGGGCTTGGAGAATCTACAAACTTTAATTATACGTGACAACAATATACTGCTAATACCTGGCAGTGCTTTAGGACGTTTATCCAActtaaatacattatatttggaCTACAATCGTGTGGCTGCTTTGTCGGCCGAAATCTTGGGCTCCATACAAGCCTCCGACATAACGACACTTTCGCTGGCGCGCAATGTGATACGCGAATTGCCTCCTGGtagttttcaaatgtttagtaATTTAAGATCTTTAGATCTGTCGGGCAATTCGTTGGCTGTTATAAATGCTGATATATTTATGGGTTTGGAAACTTCCTTAAATGAATTGAAGCTGGGACAAAATCGTATTACTGGCCTGGGCAACATACCCATGGCCTTGACGGAGTTAAGAAGTTTGGATTTAAGTTACAATAACTTGGCCGAATTGCCCACAAATATCTTGCAGGGTTTAGAGAATTTGCAGTACTTGAATTTAAGTGGTAATCATCATTTGGCTCCCATACCCGCTGCGCTAATACGGCCTTTGTCACGCTTGCAAATTGTGGATTTCAGTTTTTGTTCGTTAAAACAGTTGTCGGGTGATCTATTTGCTACTTTGCAggatttgaaaatgatttatttGAACGATAACAGTATCCAGGAGATAAACGATGGCAGTTTTGTGGACTTGTGGAATATAAGCAGCATTGATTTGTCCAATAATCAAATTACCTCCATAAGACCGGGAGCCTTTGTTAATGTTATGCACTTGCAGCGCTTGAATTTGAGAGGAAACCAATTGTCTGCCTTTAAAGGAGAATTCTTTAATACCGGCACCGGCATAGAGGAATTGGATATATCGAATAATCATTTAAGCTATCTCTTCCCCTCCTCCTTCCGCATACATCCTCGCCTGAGAGTGATTAAGGCAGCAAATAACAAATTCAGTTTCTTCCCCGCCGAACTTATATCCActttgcaatatttggaatataTAGATTTGTCACAGAATCAATTGAAATCCATAGAAGAACTTGATTTTGCCCGTTTACCCAGACTAAGGGTATTAAAAGTGGCCGACAATCAATTGGACATGTTAAGTGAAATGGCTTTCCACAATTCTACACAATTGCAGATATTGGATCTGTCCAACAATGACTTAGATCGTATAGGAGAGAGAACTTTTGAGGGTTTGGTAAGACTGGAATATTTGAATTTGGAAAACAACAGTTTGAATGAACTTTCCGATTCGGTATTTGAGAGATCGAAATTGCAAATGTTGGAGAATATTAATTTGGCTTACAATAGTTTTCAATATGCCCCTCTCAAGGCTCTGCAGagacaatatttctttgttTCTTCTGTGGATTTGAGTCACAACAAGATCAGAGCCATACCCAATGATGACAGTATTATGGTGAATATTAAGAATTTAGATTTATCCTTTAATCCTTTGTCCAAAGAGGCCGTAAGAAACATACTAAATGAACCCAAAACTGTAAGAGAATTGAATTTAGCTGGTTGTGGCATTGAAAGTTTGGAAGCCTTAGAGACTCCCTTCCTGCAGTATTTAAATTTGTCACAAAACAAATTACAAACCATACAACCCGACATCTTCCAACGTACCACTTTATTGGAAACTTTGGACTTGGGCAACAATCAATTGGATAATTTGTCTGAATTGTCATCAGCCTGGCCTAAATTACAGAATCTACAATATTTAGATTTGTCCAACAACAGCTTTGAGATGATACAACAGGGAGACTTTGAGAGTTTGGATATGCTGcgcactttaaaaataaaagctctGGCCAAATGCAATCGCATTGAGAAAAATGCTTTCAAACATACAGGCAATTTGGCCTCTCTAGAAGCTTATGATTTACCTTTGTTGGGTTATTTGGATTTACAGGGTATTTTGGAGCTATTGCCTGGTTTGGAAACTCTAGATATTGAAGTTAAAGACTCTTCCATAGGCACCGAACAGATACAGCCAGCCAAACATCCGAGACTAAAGACCATAGGCATTAGAGGAGAACGTTTAAAATCCATATCCTCGGGCACTTTGGCTGGCCTTAAATCCAGTGATTTGACCATTAAGCTGCAAAATACATCTTTATCAGCCTTACCACCGGCCTTATTGTTTCCAGTGCCCAGATCATCACATTTAACCTTGGATATTGAAGGCTCTAAAGTAACGGTGTTGGTACCACAATTCCTTAATGCTTTAGAAGATCGCAGATCTAGTTTGCAGCTCAAAGGCCTGTCTTCCAATCCTATACACTGTGATTGCAATGCACGAGCCTTAAGAAGATGGCTACCCAATTCACATATGACTGAATTGACCTGTTATTCCCCGGCCTATCTGGCGGGCAAAAAACTTATAGAAGTGGGAGACGATGAATTAACCTGTGATCCCCGCAAAATGACTTCCACTACGGCTAGAACATCTtcaacaaatgttttgaaatcatCTTCTAGACTAGTAACACGCGCACCTACCACCACACCCGAAGAACCACCCATGATAATATGGAGTATGGAACCCACACAACCACCACCcatgaaaattaaaactaaagctCCCCTCATGAAGGCGCCCATCATGACCAATGATGACACGCTCATTATCGGCATAGTAGGAGGAGTAGTAGCTTTTATAGCCATACTCATTATAATCATTTGTATAGTACGTTTGCGCATGAGCAATGCCGAATATCACAATGCTCCCGCTATGATAGGGATACCACCCATGCCCATGGGACCTGGTAGTGTGCCCCTGAGCTACAAAGGACAGCCCACGGCTGCTTTATATGCCGTACCACCTTATGCACAAAATTATGCCACATTGCCACACAAACCGCCCTCCATACACCAGTCGACGCAGAATCTCTCCGCACGTCAgacacaacagcagcagcagcagcaacaacagcaagcCACCTATTCCTCAAGAATGTCATATTTTGGCGGCTCCACGCCTCAGCAGCAACAGCAGGTGGCCTCAAATCTATCCCAAAATCAACCCTACATTATATATTCAGATGATAAAGCTTATAGATAAGTTTAAGTACAGCAGCTTTAAGCTTGTTATAacataaagtttatatattttatttagaacaCATGGGCGCTCAGTTAACAATTAAAGCGAAAGTGGTTGCTtgccacaaaaattaaaaaaaaaaaaaaaaacagaaaaacccCCCGTCAATCAGTCAGTCAAGTAGGCGTAACATTTACGCTTTTTGACGTTTCTCCCCACAATTCGtataattacaaaaaacaaaataagaaaatagtttttcaaaacATCATTAAACTTTGTTTAAGTTTTACACGATTGATTTATATTAATCGAATAGATAAAGTcgtttgtatataattttaagttttagtaAATTATAAATCCAATAGTACTTTTAATTCTAAACTTTGATTACGATTTCATAagtatttcaaaacaattaGCCTGTGTCTTTTAGTACATAATTTAGTCAACACTTAAGTGCGAGTAGAAAATATGCACTTTAGCAaagtttgtattgaaaatttgtattggcTTTTAGTACTGGATTATTAATgactaatatttatatatatttttaatttttaaaatctaaatacaatttgttttagttatttttagattttagtttaagtttttcgaaatattataaCTCTCACACATTGAAGAAATGTAttgtataaattaatttaatcttTATGGATTTATGTGCAAATAATTAAGTACAATAAAacgcaaattatttttaataaaaaaataaataaaagacctaaaaattaaaaaatatttatgtacttgttttatttttcaggtCTGTCACaaattttgttcggaatggtttcaattccgcaGTTTTTATTCCGATAGATGTCTTCAGATtctgtgtaatttattaattcctgaAGTGGTTTTTAGTAAGATTTAGTTTTcatatgctaaattcccaatgttattgataaatttactgaaatgtccctactttttctgaagaagcgaaaTACAGAATTTCACACTTTCGATAGGAATGGAATTCAGTGACAGGCCTGTTTGAATAAATAGCGAACCTACTAGAAAAATACAGTTGTCACAATGTCGTTGCAAAGTTGACCAGCAACCAAATTTACaatgtaataataatattgaaattataagtCCAAAGTCTTGTTCTCAAGACCCCGGacctacaaaattaaaaaaaaacaagtaagagagctatattcggctgtaccgaatcttatatacacttcagCAAAatcatacttcaaaataaaaattttaaatatttttaggtaaaaaaattaatttttttttccaaagtggtttttcaattttttgtaaaaaaaaattttcgaattgttttttaaaatttaaattttaaatttttttttggttttttaatttttttttaatatttaacgaaaaaaaaaacgttggtgaaaaaaaattcgggttaaaaacaattttttccgattttgacccattgtagctcaaacttactatggtcttatatacgtcgttgcaaaggtctttgaaatatctatcattaccgaattaccgcactcgtgatcgaatgaactatcgtatcgaaaaataatttcgatatcgtaattataataaaatgtattaaatttcatgctcggtatcgaatgccgtaatctcaaataagaaaattacgatcgattttactcgatatcgaatgcggtaattcgaccccagatataggtcaaacatcgaggttgtcgcagtcatttgtggaccgattttctcgattttaaatatgaaacgagccggaagaattccggagatattgatgtatgaatcgtgtatgtaagttatttgggggcttcggaaagttgatttcaaaagacaggcgggcatggcttaatcgactcctatatctataaggatccagaatatatatactttatagggtcggaaaattatattgtggaaattacaaacggattgacaaacttatatatacccttctcacgaaggtgaaggtatAATAACCAAAAATTCTGTTCTTATACGAATgccaagaaaatttatatttagagagtacttgaaaaaaatttaaattcggaACATCTAAaatagagcatatttttttacgttttttcttaaaaatgccTTCGTATTATTTCTCGtatatattatacatatatgcttctgaaaaagtgtaaaataaaaaaatggtgtATGTTTAGCAAGATATGGATCGTAGGAGGTATTTCCCACATCAAATGCTTTGGATAAATACTACAATGCACTTCTCAAAATCCATAATGATGTGTGTTGAACTGTGATTTAGTGCTTTCCAATGGAATATATATATACCAATACatgtataccaatatttaaGTTCGGAATAATTAGCACAAACTTCCAGATATCGAGAATTACTTACCGTTGACCCACCACTTCCATTCATGAATAAATCCAAAGCACAAAATAAGAATCAGGAATCTAATTACTCTGGGTTACTTCGTAATACATTTCGAAACACGttcgaattacaatgtatttagcatgtaaattcgaatattttatttccaattgtatttcagaattttccaattgtatttcagaaatttccatttgtatttcagaatttttattttatacttaaaaagtttccaattgtatttcagaattttccaattgtatttcagaaatatccatttgtatttcagaaaattctaatagcaataccaatggatatttctgaaatacaaatagaaaattctgaaatacaattggaaaattctgaaatacaattagaaacattttaaatataaattaaaaattctgaaatataattggaaatttctgaaatataaatggaaatttctgaaatataaatggaaatttctgaaattgaattggaattttctgaaatataattagaaatttctgaaattcaattggaaatttgtgaaatacaattagaaacttctgaaatacaattggaaatggtgtagtcctaccatataataccctacactgagtataggagcaaataatttttatttaaaaaattcaatcatttttaatttttatgtgtaATTTTCGGAAATGATAACCAACTAGATTGTCATGAAATTGTCTCAGCTTATTTCTTTCTATATAAAaggtatttttgttaaattttatttggtttccAACAATTTTATGagagggtcttatatgggacctAGGACCAATTATGGTCCGATTGTCAtcaaattagatcgtgtgagtTTTATCtctatgaaacttatttctgttatGGTTAATTATGAATTgatatgtaacaaaattttaaatgatttccttttatataaaactta
The nucleotide sequence above comes from Calliphora vicina chromosome 1, idCalVici1.1, whole genome shotgun sequence. Encoded proteins:
- the LOC135964198 gene encoding protein artichoke, yielding MFYHQQHIQRIRHLSIFLLLLLYLSQIKAWRPCPELSPALRLPCRCNVVAFGSTGQLGAVAMDCDRVVFHGEAPQLPYGAPIVSFSQRYSGQQVLPSQHFGTLKLPMEELDLSNNLIRRIPEKSFVGLKETLTELRLANNLLGDSLNPIFSSAEFHPLKNLKLLDLSANKIKSIEEGLLKGCGDLKEFYMDRNSLATVPSNSLNGPTALRHLSLRHNYITSLRYESFIAQPQLEIIDLRYNEIKTIEGLAFKGLRKIREIKLAGNRVTNLNSDVFENLPTLQKLDLSENFIQQFPTVSLRPINNLKSLNLSSNMLQRLDYSHMEVVKSLETLDLSRNGITTIPPGTFRDLTNLKYLDLSLNSLRTIEDDALEGLENLQTLIIRDNNILLIPGSALGRLSNLNTLYLDYNRVAALSAEILGSIQASDITTLSLARNVIRELPPGSFQMFSNLRSLDLSGNSLAVINADIFMGLETSLNELKLGQNRITGLGNIPMALTELRSLDLSYNNLAELPTNILQGLENLQYLNLSGNHHLAPIPAALIRPLSRLQIVDFSFCSLKQLSGDLFATLQDLKMIYLNDNSIQEINDGSFVDLWNISSIDLSNNQITSIRPGAFVNVMHLQRLNLRGNQLSAFKGEFFNTGTGIEELDISNNHLSYLFPSSFRIHPRLRVIKAANNKFSFFPAELISTLQYLEYIDLSQNQLKSIEELDFARLPRLRVLKVADNQLDMLSEMAFHNSTQLQILDLSNNDLDRIGERTFEGLVRLEYLNLENNSLNELSDSVFERSKLQMLENINLAYNSFQYAPLKALQRQYFFVSSVDLSHNKIRAIPNDDSIMVNIKNLDLSFNPLSKEAVRNILNEPKTVRELNLAGCGIESLEALETPFLQYLNLSQNKLQTIQPDIFQRTTLLETLDLGNNQLDNLSELSSAWPKLQNLQYLDLSNNSFEMIQQGDFESLDMLRTLKIKALAKCNRIEKNAFKHTGNLASLEAYDLPLLGYLDLQGILELLPGLETLDIEVKDSSIGTEQIQPAKHPRLKTIGIRGERLKSISSGTLAGLKSSDLTIKLQNTSLSALPPALLFPVPRSSHLTLDIEGSKVTVLVPQFLNALEDRRSSLQLKGLSSNPIHCDCNARALRRWLPNSHMTELTCYSPAYLAGKKLIEVGDDELTCDPRKMTSTTARTSSTNVLKSSSRLVTRAPTTTPEEPPMIIWSMEPTQPPPMKIKTKAPLMKAPIMTNDDTLIIGIVGGVVAFIAILIIIICIVRLRMSNAEYHNAPAMIGIPPMPMGPGSVPLSYKGQPTAALYAVPPYAQNYATLPHKPPSIHQSTQNLSARQTQQQQQQQQQQATYSSRMSYFGGSTPQQQQQVASNLSQNQPYIIYSDDKAYR